TCCAGAGCTCGCCATCGGCGGCGGCGGCCGCAAGCGCCTGTTCGTGCTCGACGCTCAGCGGCACCAGCCTCACGTGCTCGCCTTCGAGCGTGACGGGTTCGATCCAGCGGCTCATGCGTGGTTTCCTTTTCGTGGCTTGCTGATCAGCGGTTATGGCGGTTCATGTACAAGAGCCGCTCGAAGAGGGCGACGTCCTGTTCGTTCTTCAGCAGCGCGCCGTGCAGCGGCGGCACGATCTGCTTCTGATCCGACGACTGCAACGCCTCGGGCGGAATGTCCTCCGCGAGCAAGAGCTTTAGCCAGTCGAGCAGTTCGGATGTCGACGGCTTCTTCTTGAGACCCGACACGTTGCGCAATTCGAAGAAGCTCTGCATGGCGGCGGCGAGCAGGTCCTGCTTGATGCCGGGGAAGTGCACTTCGACGATCTCCTTCATCGTCGAGGCATCGGGGAACTTGATGTAGTGGAAGAAGCAGCGGCGCAGAAACGCGTCCGGCAGCTCCTTCTCGTTGTTCGACGTGATGATGACGAGCGGCCGATGCTTCGCCTTCACGAGTTCGCGCGTCTCGTAGACGTAGAACTCCATGCGGTCGAGTTCGCGCAGCAGGTCGTTCGGAAACTCGATGTCGGCCTTGTCGATTTCGTCGATCAGGAGCACCGATTGCCGGTCCGACTCGAACGCCTGCCACAGCACGCCCTTCACGATGTAATTGCGAATGTCCTTCACGCGCTCGTCGCCGAGCTGCGAATCGCGCAGGCGCGAGACCGCGTCGTATTCGTAGAGACCTTGCTGCGCTTTCGTCGTGGACTTGATATGCCATTGCAAAAGCGGCATGCCGAGCGCGCCCGCGACTTCCTCGGCGAGCATGGTCTTGCCGGTGCCGGGTTCGCCCTTGATGAGCAAGGGCCGCTCTAGCGTCATCGCGGCGTTCACCGCGAGCTTGAGGTCGTCCGTTGCGACGTATTGCGATGAGCCTTCGAAGCGCATGACGAAGATTCCGGTGAGGAAAAAAATCCCAGTATAAGTCAGAAGCCCTGTTGCGATGGACGC
The Caballeronia sp. M1242 DNA segment above includes these coding regions:
- a CDS encoding MoxR family ATPase, coding for MRFEGSSQYVATDDLKLAVNAAMTLERPLLIKGEPGTGKTMLAEEVAGALGMPLLQWHIKSTTKAQQGLYEYDAVSRLRDSQLGDERVKDIRNYIVKGVLWQAFESDRQSVLLIDEIDKADIEFPNDLLRELDRMEFYVYETRELVKAKHRPLVIITSNNEKELPDAFLRRCFFHYIKFPDASTMKEIVEVHFPGIKQDLLAAAMQSFFELRNVSGLKKKPSTSELLDWLKLLLAEDIPPEALQSSDQKQIVPPLHGALLKNEQDVALFERLLYMNRHNR